From a region of the Butyrivibrio sp. AE3004 genome:
- a CDS encoding sensor histidine kinase — MENEKVRSSRIRKGHSKLANQIRITYMILLLPSIVFMAYAFYTLYMINERYDEMLGSVVAASEFSLDFKEDFDYETYLLIVGNVKLEDSKIPGYLSDARKVVDSLEVYTDDADNRKRLESAAKYLDNLEVYIQRIEDNMNYEDRYDNNITIWENDVQIVTSLLQETINEYVYYENRQLQTAQMETKKFYFDIVKISVGIVVVIFLFVMIISFFGPLLITRPIEEQVKREQKQLRKAEFELLQAQINPHFLYNTLDAIVWSAEAGNQKQVVSMVGSLSDFFRSSLNKGKEIVTIREDLQHVRSYLEIQQIRYQDILTYEIDVPEEIYEYTIPKITIQPVVENALYHGIKNKRGGGRIVVTGGDLGDSIQITVKDDGIGMTGERLEQIRESLKSDKPGENTIYGLYNINERIKLSFGDEYGVAIDAAAGVGTIVNIRLPKILTEIVKK, encoded by the coding sequence ATGGAGAATGAAAAAGTTAGAAGCAGCAGAATCCGCAAGGGGCACTCAAAGCTTGCGAATCAGATCCGAATCACATATATGATATTGCTTTTGCCAAGTATTGTTTTCATGGCATATGCTTTTTATACACTCTATATGATAAATGAGAGGTATGACGAGATGCTGGGATCAGTGGTAGCGGCCAGTGAATTCAGTCTGGATTTTAAGGAGGATTTTGATTACGAGACCTATCTGCTGATAGTGGGAAATGTGAAGCTTGAAGATTCGAAGATCCCCGGATATCTTTCCGATGCGAGGAAAGTAGTAGATTCCCTTGAAGTTTATACGGATGATGCCGATAACAGAAAACGTCTGGAGAGTGCTGCGAAGTATCTTGATAATCTCGAAGTTTATATACAGCGAATAGAAGATAATATGAACTACGAGGACAGATATGATAATAACATTACTATTTGGGAGAACGATGTTCAGATTGTAACATCACTTTTACAGGAAACAATTAATGAGTATGTTTACTATGAAAACAGGCAGCTGCAGACAGCGCAGATGGAGACAAAGAAATTCTATTTTGATATAGTCAAAATTTCTGTGGGAATAGTTGTTGTTATTTTTCTGTTTGTAATGATTATTTCCTTTTTCGGACCGCTTCTTATCACCCGTCCTATCGAAGAACAGGTAAAAAGGGAGCAGAAGCAGCTTCGAAAAGCGGAGTTTGAACTTTTGCAGGCGCAGATAAATCCTCACTTTTTATATAATACTCTCGATGCTATAGTGTGGTCTGCGGAGGCTGGTAATCAAAAACAGGTTGTCAGCATGGTGGGCAGTCTGTCGGATTTTTTCAGAAGCTCTCTTAATAAGGGAAAAGAAATTGTGACCATACGTGAAGATCTTCAGCATGTAAGAAGCTACCTTGAAATACAGCAGATAAGGTATCAGGATATCCTGACTTATGAGATAGATGTTCCGGAAGAGATTTATGAATACACAATCCCAAAGATAACAATACAGCCTGTGGTTGAAAATGCTCTTTATCATGGAATAAAGAATAAAAGGGGCGGAGGCAGGATTGTAGTAACCGGGGGAGATCTTGGCGATAGCATTCAGATTACAGTTAAGGATGACGGAATAGGCATGACCGGGGAAAGGCTTGAACAGATAAGAGAAAGTCTTAAAAGTGATAAGCCCGGTGAGAATACCATATACGGGCTTTATAATATAAATGAGAGAATAAAGCTTTCTTTCGGAGATGAGTACGGAGTTGCAATAGATGCTGCTGCCGGCGTTGGAACCATAGTGAATATCCGTCTGCCGAAAATCTTAACCGAAATCGTAAAAAAATGA
- a CDS encoding ABC transporter substrate-binding protein, whose protein sequence is MKKKVLSVLMASTMALSLVACGGGAKQETPAATETPAAEETKEEAPAEEATEDTAAEETATEDTSAASGDLIKVGIINNDPNESGYRTANDADLKAMFTEANGYDASFAYSLKNDEQIAAAQTFIQDEVDYLLLSAADTAGWDSVLQDAQTAGVKVILFDRTIDADPSLYEASIVSDMAKEGEMAVEWLAGQGLDEYNIIHIQGVMGSAAQQGRSGALSDKAAAESNWNLVTQQTAEWNAEKAQQIVQSVIDAGTPFNVIYAENDDMAKGAVAALDAAGISHGVGKDVIVMGYDCNKWALEELLAQNWNYDGQCNPFQASYIDEIIKTLESGQAPAEKTIIMDEKGFDAETITQDDVDKYGI, encoded by the coding sequence ATGAAGAAGAAAGTATTGTCAGTTTTAATGGCATCCACAATGGCACTTAGCCTTGTTGCATGTGGCGGCGGAGCTAAACAGGAAACACCTGCAGCTACAGAGACACCTGCAGCAGAGGAGACAAAAGAAGAGGCTCCTGCGGAGGAAGCAACTGAAGATACAGCAGCAGAAGAGACAGCTACAGAGGATACATCCGCAGCTTCAGGAGATCTTATCAAGGTTGGTATTATCAATAACGATCCTAACGAGTCTGGCTATCGTACAGCTAACGATGCTGACTTGAAGGCAATGTTTACAGAAGCAAACGGCTATGATGCATCATTTGCATACAGCTTGAAGAATGATGAGCAGATCGCAGCTGCTCAGACATTTATCCAGGATGAAGTAGATTATCTTCTTCTTTCTGCAGCTGATACAGCAGGCTGGGATTCAGTTCTCCAGGATGCACAGACAGCAGGCGTTAAGGTTATTCTTTTTGACCGTACTATAGATGCAGATCCCAGTCTTTATGAGGCTTCAATCGTTTCAGATATGGCTAAGGAAGGCGAGATGGCAGTTGAGTGGCTTGCGGGTCAGGGACTTGACGAGTACAACATCATCCATATCCAGGGTGTTATGGGTAGTGCAGCTCAGCAGGGCCGCAGTGGCGCTCTTAGTGATAAGGCAGCAGCTGAGTCAAACTGGAACCTTGTAACGCAGCAGACAGCTGAGTGGAACGCAGAGAAAGCTCAGCAGATCGTACAGTCAGTTATCGATGCCGGTACACCTTTCAACGTAATCTATGCAGAGAACGACGATATGGCTAAGGGTGCAGTTGCAGCTCTTGATGCAGCAGGTATCTCTCACGGCGTAGGCAAAGACGTAATCGTTATGGGTTATGACTGCAACAAGTGGGCTCTTGAAGAGCTTCTTGCTCAGAACTGGAACTATGACGGACAATGCAATCCTTTCCAGGCTAGCTACATTGATGAAATCATCAAGACTCTTGAGAGCGGACAGGCTCCTGCAGAGAAGACAATCATCATGGATGAGAAGGGTTTCGACGCTGAGACAATCACTCAGGACGACGTTGATAAGTACGGAATCTGA
- a CDS encoding sugar ABC transporter ATP-binding protein produces the protein MEENRVLEMRGINKTFPGVKALQNVDFSLNKGEIHALMGENGAGKSTLIKVLTGVYSKDGGTINLEGQGEVTIHSPQDAQKCGISTVYQEITLCPNLTVAENMYIGRGEGKLANWKKMNEDADKILKSLEIPAKANQQLSNCSLAVQQMVAIARAVDMECKVLILDEPTSSLDEQEVEKLFGLMRDLKSRGVGIIFVTHFLDQVYEVCDKITVLRDGKLVGEYEIKDLPRVKLVAKMLGKEMDDLSDIKGEEGAYEGADAGEKVFEASDLQSNAGIKPFDFYIRKGEVNGFTGLLGSGRSECVRAIFGADRILKGTVKMHGKEVKINKPLDAMKHGIAYLPEDRKGDGIIGDLSVKENIILALQVLTGFFKPFSKAQVNAFAEEYIKKLNIKTASVDTPIKSLSGGNQQKVILARWLLMHPEYLILDEPTRGIDVGTKVDIQKLVLELAKDGMSVTFISSETDEMLRTCSRLVVMRDRKVVGELSGDDLTQNKIMSTIAGDK, from the coding sequence GTGGAAGAAAACAGAGTGCTCGAAATGCGAGGCATAAACAAAACCTTTCCGGGTGTTAAAGCGCTTCAAAATGTTGATTTTTCTCTGAACAAGGGAGAAATACATGCACTTATGGGGGAGAACGGAGCCGGAAAGTCAACTCTTATAAAAGTGCTTACGGGTGTTTACAGCAAAGATGGCGGAACAATTAATCTTGAGGGACAAGGGGAGGTTACAATCCATTCACCTCAGGATGCGCAGAAATGCGGAATAAGTACAGTTTATCAGGAAATCACTCTTTGTCCTAATCTGACTGTTGCAGAGAATATGTACATAGGACGAGGCGAGGGGAAACTTGCTAATTGGAAGAAGATGAATGAGGATGCGGACAAGATTCTCAAATCTCTTGAAATTCCGGCAAAAGCAAACCAGCAGCTTTCGAATTGTTCATTGGCTGTACAGCAGATGGTTGCAATTGCAAGAGCCGTTGATATGGAGTGTAAAGTTCTTATTCTGGATGAGCCGACATCATCACTTGATGAGCAGGAGGTTGAAAAGCTCTTTGGTCTGATGAGAGATTTAAAGAGCAGGGGAGTAGGTATTATTTTCGTAACTCATTTCCTTGATCAGGTATATGAAGTATGCGATAAAATAACCGTTTTGAGAGACGGTAAACTTGTGGGAGAGTATGAGATAAAAGACCTTCCGAGAGTCAAACTCGTTGCCAAGATGCTTGGTAAGGAGATGGACGATCTTTCCGATATCAAGGGAGAGGAAGGTGCATATGAAGGAGCGGATGCGGGAGAGAAGGTATTTGAGGCATCTGACCTTCAGAGCAATGCAGGAATCAAGCCTTTTGATTTTTATATCAGAAAAGGTGAGGTAAATGGCTTTACCGGGCTTCTCGGATCCGGAAGAAGTGAATGTGTAAGAGCAATATTCGGTGCGGACAGAATCCTCAAGGGCACTGTAAAGATGCACGGTAAAGAGGTTAAGATAAACAAACCGCTGGATGCTATGAAGCATGGAATAGCATATCTTCCCGAAGACAGAAAGGGAGACGGAATAATCGGAGATCTGTCTGTAAAGGAAAATATAATCCTTGCGCTTCAGGTGCTTACAGGGTTCTTCAAACCTTTCAGTAAGGCGCAGGTAAATGCTTTTGCAGAGGAGTACATAAAGAAGCTGAATATCAAGACAGCTTCGGTTGATACACCAATAAAATCGCTTTCAGGCGGCAACCAGCAGAAGGTCATTCTTGCAAGATGGTTACTGATGCATCCTGAATATCTTATTCTTGATGAGCCTACAAGAGGTATAGATGTAGGAACCAAGGTTGATATTCAGAAGCTTGTGCTTGAGCTTGCAAAAGACGGGATGAGCGTAACATTCATTTCGTCGGAAACGGATGAAATGCTGAGAACTTGCTCAAGGCTTGTTGTAATGAGAGACAGAAAGGTTGTCGGAGAGCTTTCGGGAGATGACCTTACACAGAATAAGATAATGAGTACTATCGCGGGGGATAAGTAA
- a CDS encoding ABC transporter permease, with protein MSKQMTKENESFFKKLMGNQLFIPILALLLLAVINLINDPGFFKITLGTNNAGNPVLSGYLITILDYGSELGILAIGMTLVTAASGGQDISVGATIAIAGSAMLRVLCGGTSRPTELAAPIIVAFLVACVVGMLCGAFNGMLVAVFKIQPMIATLILFTAGRSIAAWINNNELPIVPDPKFAYFGSFIPGIPIPTTVFIVIACIIVIALVLKFTNLGLYTQAVGINENSSRLNGINPTFIKFLSFVILGLCVAVAALIKVSRLSTINYSVIAKDIEMDAILAVALGGNALSGGKFNMWASILGAYVIQFLTTTLYKFNVQSDALAAYKAVVVIVLVVFSAPTVRDYMKQLAKKVAPAKKEVS; from the coding sequence ATGAGTAAACAGATGACAAAAGAGAATGAGAGCTTTTTCAAAAAGCTCATGGGAAATCAGTTGTTTATTCCGATTCTGGCACTTCTGCTCCTGGCGGTAATAAACCTGATAAATGATCCGGGATTTTTCAAGATAACTCTCGGAACAAACAATGCAGGTAATCCGGTACTTTCGGGCTATCTCATTACTATTCTGGATTACGGTTCAGAGCTTGGCATTCTTGCAATAGGAATGACACTTGTAACTGCAGCATCAGGCGGACAGGATATTTCTGTAGGAGCAACAATTGCTATTGCCGGTTCTGCAATGCTTAGAGTTTTGTGCGGTGGAACATCAAGACCTACAGAGCTTGCAGCACCGATAATCGTTGCATTCCTTGTAGCTTGTGTTGTTGGCATGCTTTGCGGCGCCTTTAACGGTATGTTGGTTGCTGTATTTAAGATTCAGCCAATGATAGCAACTCTAATATTGTTCACGGCAGGCCGTTCAATAGCTGCATGGATTAACAATAACGAGCTTCCTATTGTACCTGATCCGAAATTTGCATATTTCGGAAGCTTTATTCCGGGAATTCCGATTCCGACAACTGTATTTATCGTGATTGCATGTATTATCGTTATTGCTCTTGTACTTAAGTTTACCAACCTTGGGCTATACACACAGGCAGTTGGTATTAATGAAAATTCATCAAGACTTAACGGTATCAATCCTACTTTCATTAAGTTCCTCAGTTTTGTTATTCTGGGTCTTTGCGTGGCTGTTGCGGCACTTATCAAGGTAAGCCGCCTTTCGACCATCAACTATTCGGTTATAGCAAAAGATATTGAAATGGATGCAATCCTTGCGGTTGCACTTGGCGGAAATGCACTCTCAGGAGGTAAGTTCAACATGTGGGCTTCAATACTTGGTGCATATGTTATTCAGTTCCTTACCACAACACTTTATAAATTTAATGTTCAGTCGGATGCTCTTGCGGCATATAAGGCAGTTGTAGTAATTGTCCTTGTTGTATTCTCTGCACCGACAGTAAGAGACTATATGAAGCAGCTTGCTAAAAAGGTTGCTCCTGCAAAGAAGGAGGTGTCCTGA
- a CDS encoding ABC transporter permease subunit codes for MNNEKTKSGIFGKMNDTNLLLTITIVIFFAMYIGAIVFQGGGFTKPQMFFNILNANAALIITACGMSVVMISGGIDISVGGVVALVSMSCAVYLDQHDGSVFGSILIALGIGIAYGLVQGFLVAYLDIQPFIVSLAGMFFARGMTTIVNTAPFNVADEEFTALKLTRIFIPGMGTTNKKGIYVPAYVEIGVIVALLIVVILFAILRWTKLGRNFYAVGGNKQSALMLGINVKKTKFLSHMICSILAGIGGYVYFLHVGSGSASHAMGMEMNAIASSIIGGTMLTGGVGNIIGTLFGVLSLSTIQNIVSSAGLDQAWWTGITIAAMLCIFLLIQSVVMAQKKKALKA; via the coding sequence ATGAATAACGAAAAAACAAAATCAGGAATATTTGGTAAGATGAATGATACAAATCTTTTACTTACCATAACCATTGTGATTTTCTTTGCGATGTACATAGGAGCAATCGTTTTTCAGGGGGGAGGATTTACAAAGCCCCAGATGTTTTTTAACATTCTTAATGCTAATGCGGCTCTTATTATCACTGCATGTGGAATGAGTGTTGTAATGATCTCAGGTGGAATTGATATTTCCGTTGGTGGTGTGGTTGCACTGGTATCCATGTCCTGTGCGGTTTATCTTGATCAGCATGACGGAAGCGTTTTCGGATCGATTCTTATCGCACTTGGTATCGGAATCGCATACGGGCTTGTTCAGGGCTTCCTTGTTGCATATCTTGATATTCAGCCCTTCATTGTATCTCTTGCCGGAATGTTTTTTGCAAGAGGAATGACTACTATCGTAAATACTGCACCTTTTAATGTGGCAGACGAGGAGTTTACAGCATTAAAGCTTACAAGAATTTTCATACCCGGGATGGGTACTACTAACAAAAAGGGAATTTACGTTCCTGCATATGTTGAGATCGGAGTAATCGTAGCTCTTCTCATAGTAGTTATTCTTTTTGCGATTCTTCGCTGGACTAAACTCGGTAGAAATTTCTATGCTGTGGGCGGAAACAAACAAAGTGCATTGATGCTTGGCATAAATGTTAAAAAGACTAAGTTCCTTTCACACATGATATGTAGTATACTTGCTGGTATTGGCGGTTATGTTTATTTCCTTCATGTTGGCTCGGGATCTGCCAGCCATGCAATGGGTATGGAAATGAATGCGATTGCATCGTCAATCATCGGTGGAACTATGCTGACAGGCGGCGTCGGAAATATCATCGGAACATTGTTTGGTGTTCTTTCTCTTAGCACAATTCAGAACATAGTATCATCAGCAGGCCTTGACCAGGCTTGGTGGACCGGTATTACAATAGCTGCAATGCTCTGCATTTTCCTTCTTATCCAGAGCGTGGTAATGGCACAGAAAAAGAAGGCACTTAAAGCATAA
- a CDS encoding ABC transporter substrate-binding protein gives MKKLAVITATLLLLPVLLTGCGSSVIKEEKEEETVNENLITVGFSQLGAESDWRNTNSVSMQDALSRENGFNLIYKNGQQKQANQITAVRMFIQQAVDYIVLAPATEEGWDSVLAEARDANIPVILVDRRVDVSDKGLYSCWVGSDFELESKKVTGWLKGFTDRRNISPENLHIVNIQGTIGSTAQIGRTRGLANAARENGWDLMAEVSGDFTENKGREVMAALLKGYDNINVVYCENDNMAIGAIDAIESAGRHVGPNILNGDIMVVSFDGVNEQSLEFCKEGKISCIAECNPLHGPRVKALIESLENGETPEKFNYVDERLFSSLGIVRSVEVDGVSYTVEEP, from the coding sequence ATGAAAAAACTTGCTGTAATAACAGCTACACTGCTCCTGCTTCCGGTTCTTCTTACCGGCTGCGGGAGCAGTGTAATTAAAGAAGAAAAGGAAGAAGAGACTGTTAATGAAAATCTGATCACTGTCGGATTTTCACAGTTAGGTGCAGAATCTGACTGGAGAAATACCAATTCTGTTTCCATGCAGGATGCGCTTAGCAGAGAAAACGGTTTTAATCTTATATATAAAAATGGCCAGCAAAAGCAGGCAAACCAAATAACAGCGGTAAGGATGTTCATTCAGCAGGCAGTTGATTACATAGTGCTCGCACCTGCGACAGAGGAAGGATGGGATTCGGTTCTGGCAGAAGCGAGAGATGCGAATATCCCTGTTATACTGGTAGACAGAAGAGTCGATGTTTCCGACAAGGGACTATATTCCTGCTGGGTGGGTTCTGATTTTGAGCTCGAAAGTAAAAAAGTCACGGGCTGGTTAAAGGGCTTTACGGATAGAAGAAATATCTCTCCGGAAAATCTTCATATAGTCAATATTCAGGGAACAATCGGGTCCACGGCTCAGATTGGACGGACAAGAGGCCTTGCAAATGCTGCCAGGGAAAACGGCTGGGATCTTATGGCAGAGGTCAGCGGAGATTTTACCGAAAATAAAGGGAGAGAAGTAATGGCAGCCCTGTTAAAGGGATATGATAATATCAACGTTGTTTACTGTGAAAACGACAATATGGCAATAGGAGCAATCGATGCCATAGAGAGTGCAGGAAGACATGTGGGCCCCAATATCCTTAACGGAGATATCATGGTGGTCTCATTTGACGGTGTAAATGAACAGTCACTGGAATTTTGCAAGGAGGGCAAGATTTCCTGCATTGCTGAGTGTAATCCGCTTCATGGTCCCCGGGTAAAGGCACTGATTGAATCTTTGGAAAATGGGGAGACTCCTGAAAAATTCAATTATGTTGATGAGAGACTTTTCAGTTCTCTTGGGATTGTGAGGAGCGTTGAAGTGGATGGAGTAAGCTATACGGTGGAAGAACCATAA
- the secA gene encoding preprotein translocase subunit SecA encodes MSIIDKIIGTHSERELKRIQGTVDKIESYQPEMKKLSDDELKAKTDEFKKRLENGETLDDILPEAYATVREAACRVLGMEHFRVQLIGGVILHQGRIAEMRTGEGKTLVATLPSYLDALEGKGVHVVTVNDYLAKRDAEWMGKVHEFLGLKVGVVLNSMTSEERQAAYNCDITYVTNNELGFDYLRDNMAIYKEQCVLRGLHYAIIDEIDSILIDEARTPLIISGQSDKSTKLYEACDILAKQMTRGADMEDFSKMDAIMGIEQEESGDFIVNEKDKLVNLTAQGVAKVENFFRIDNLADPENLEIQHNIILALRANNLMAKDHDYIVKDDEVLIVDEFTGRVMPGRRYSDGLHQAIEAKEHVKVKRESKTLATITFQNFFNKFEKKCGMTGTALTEEREFRDIYGMDVIEIPTNRPVIRKDLQDAVYKTKKEKLNAVADAVQAAHEKGQPVLVGTITIESSEEVSKLLKKRGIPHNVLNAKFHEMEAQIVAEAGKHGAVTIATNMAGRGTDIKLDDEAIAVGGLKIVGTERHESRRIDNQLRGRSGRQGDPGESKFYLSLEDNLLRLFGSERLISMFNSLGIPEGQEIEHNALSKAIESAQKKIEDNNYGIRKNLLEYDQVNNEQREIIYDERKRVLNGDSMRDTVYKMITDIVEESVETVVGEVTDSDEWNLTELNELLLPIIPLKKINRGRITKLTKNGLKQQLKEEAVKLYEEKEAEFPEPETIREIERVILLKVIDRKWMDHIDDMDQLRQGIGLQAFAQRDPKIEYKLAGFEMFDEMTRNIKEDTVRLLFHVHIEEKVEREQVAKVTGTNKDDSVAKEPAKRMEAKVYPNDPCPCGSGKKFKNCHGRQQ; translated from the coding sequence ATGAGCATTATTGATAAGATCATCGGTACACACAGTGAGAGAGAGCTTAAACGTATTCAGGGGACAGTTGATAAGATAGAGAGCTATCAGCCTGAGATGAAGAAGCTATCTGATGACGAGCTGAAAGCTAAGACCGATGAGTTCAAGAAGAGACTTGAAAACGGAGAAACATTGGATGATATTCTTCCAGAGGCATATGCAACAGTTCGTGAGGCTGCATGCAGAGTACTTGGAATGGAGCATTTCCGTGTTCAGCTTATTGGTGGAGTGATTCTCCATCAGGGACGTATTGCAGAGATGCGTACCGGTGAAGGTAAGACACTTGTTGCAACACTTCCTTCATATCTTGATGCATTGGAAGGAAAGGGCGTTCACGTAGTAACAGTCAATGACTACCTTGCTAAGCGTGATGCTGAGTGGATGGGTAAAGTTCATGAATTCCTCGGCCTTAAAGTTGGTGTTGTACTTAACAGCATGACAAGTGAGGAAAGACAGGCAGCTTATAACTGTGACATCACATATGTTACTAATAATGAGCTGGGATTTGATTATCTTCGAGATAACATGGCAATTTACAAAGAACAGTGTGTTCTTCGCGGACTCCACTATGCAATCATCGATGAGATTGACTCTATCCTTATTGATGAAGCTCGTACACCTCTTATTATTTCCGGTCAGAGTGATAAGTCTACCAAGCTTTATGAAGCATGCGATATTCTTGCAAAGCAGATGACCAGAGGCGCCGACATGGAAGACTTTTCCAAGATGGATGCTATCATGGGTATTGAACAGGAAGAGAGCGGTGACTTTATCGTCAACGAAAAGGACAAGCTTGTTAACCTTACCGCACAAGGCGTTGCTAAGGTAGAAAACTTCTTTAGAATAGACAACCTTGCAGATCCGGAAAATCTTGAAATTCAGCACAACATAATTCTTGCTCTTCGTGCCAACAACCTTATGGCCAAGGATCATGATTATATTGTCAAAGATGATGAGGTTCTTATCGTCGATGAATTTACGGGACGTGTTATGCCCGGACGTCGTTATTCAGACGGCCTTCATCAGGCTATTGAGGCTAAGGAACATGTAAAGGTTAAGAGAGAAAGCAAGACTCTTGCGACTATTACATTCCAGAACTTCTTCAATAAGTTTGAGAAGAAATGTGGTATGACAGGTACTGCTCTTACTGAAGAAAGAGAGTTCCGTGATATTTACGGAATGGACGTTATAGAAATTCCTACAAACAGACCGGTTATCCGTAAGGATCTTCAGGATGCTGTTTATAAAACTAAAAAAGAAAAGCTCAATGCTGTTGCCGATGCGGTTCAGGCAGCTCATGAAAAAGGACAGCCTGTTCTTGTAGGTACAATTACGATTGAGTCCTCAGAGGAAGTTAGTAAGCTCCTCAAGAAGAGAGGCATTCCTCACAACGTACTTAATGCAAAGTTCCATGAGATGGAAGCTCAGATAGTTGCAGAAGCAGGAAAACATGGTGCAGTTACAATTGCAACAAACATGGCAGGTCGTGGTACCGATATTAAGCTTGATGATGAAGCTATTGCAGTAGGTGGTCTTAAGATTGTCGGAACAGAGCGCCATGAGAGCAGACGTATTGATAATCAGCTTCGCGGACGTTCAGGACGTCAGGGAGATCCCGGTGAATCTAAGTTTTATCTTTCACTTGAGGATAATCTGCTCAGACTTTTCGGATCAGAGAGACTTATTTCAATGTTTAACTCTCTTGGTATTCCGGAAGGGCAGGAGATTGAGCACAACGCTCTTTCAAAAGCAATTGAGTCTGCTCAGAAGAAGATAGAGGATAACAACTATGGAATCCGTAAGAACCTTCTTGAGTATGACCAGGTTAATAATGAACAGAGAGAAATCATCTACGATGAGCGTAAGCGGGTTCTTAACGGCGACAGCATGCGTGATACAGTTTATAAGATGATCACGGATATAGTTGAAGAATCTGTAGAGACTGTGGTTGGAGAGGTTACTGATTCCGATGAGTGGAATCTTACAGAGCTTAATGAGCTTTTGCTTCCGATAATTCCTCTTAAGAAAATTAATCGCGGACGCATTACAAAGCTCACAAAGAATGGCCTTAAGCAGCAGCTTAAGGAAGAGGCAGTTAAGCTTTATGAGGAGAAAGAGGCAGAGTTCCCGGAACCCGAGACAATTCGTGAAATTGAACGCGTTATTCTCCTTAAGGTAATCGACAGAAAGTGGATGGATCACATTGACGATATGGATCAGCTTCGTCAGGGTATCGGCCTTCAGGCTTTTGCTCAGAGAGATCCTAAGATTGAATACAAACTTGCGGGCTTCGAGATGTTTGACGAAATGACACGTAACATCAAGGAAGATACTGTAAGACTTCTGTTCCACGTACACATTGAGGAAAAGGTTGAACGTGAACAGGTTGCCAAGGTTACAGGAACCAATAAGGATGATAGCGTTGCCAAGGAGCCTGCAAAGCGAATGGAAGCTAAGGTATATCCTAACGATCCCTGTCCTTGCGGAAGCGGTAAGAAATTTAAAAACTGTCACGGCAGACAGCAGTAA
- the prfB gene encoding peptide chain release factor 2 yields MVILDQMKVELANQRGTLDEVTGSLDLDSKKKMIEELSREMEEPNFWDDAEKANKKTRNLKNMQDLVASVESLHKQYDDIMDLIDLQNAEGVDDDDMAAEIREELDNFKDTLEEIRINNLLSGEYDGCNAILRLAAGAGGTEACDWCNMLYRMYTRWAERKGFKIEVLDILDGDEAGLKYVQFQIDGTNAYGLLKSEKGVHRLVRISPFNAQGKRQTSFVSLDVMPDIEDDLDVEINPEDLRIDTYRSSGAGGQHINKTSSAIRITHLPTNIVVTCQNERSQFQNKDKAMQMLKAKLYMLKLEEQQAKIDGIRGEVKDIAWGNQIRSYVLQPYTMVNDTRTGEKSSNADGVLDGDLDPFINAYLKWLATGGKPVGDSEEE; encoded by the coding sequence ATGGTAATACTTGATCAGATGAAAGTTGAACTGGCTAATCAGCGCGGTACACTTGATGAGGTTACAGGTTCACTTGACCTTGATTCAAAGAAAAAGATGATTGAAGAGTTGTCCCGTGAGATGGAAGAGCCTAATTTCTGGGATGATGCTGAAAAAGCAAATAAGAAGACAAGAAATCTCAAGAATATGCAGGATCTTGTTGCTTCTGTTGAAAGCCTTCATAAGCAGTATGATGACATTATGGATCTTATCGACCTTCAGAATGCCGAAGGAGTAGATGATGATGATATGGCTGCTGAGATAAGAGAAGAGCTTGATAATTTTAAGGATACTCTTGAGGAAATCAGAATCAACAATTTGTTGAGCGGTGAATATGACGGATGTAATGCGATTTTGAGACTTGCAGCAGGTGCCGGCGGTACAGAGGCATGTGACTGGTGCAACATGCTTTACAGAATGTATACCAGATGGGCAGAGAGAAAAGGCTTTAAGATAGAAGTTCTTGATATACTTGACGGTGATGAAGCCGGACTCAAATACGTTCAATTCCAGATTGACGGAACAAATGCTTACGGACTTCTTAAATCTGAAAAAGGTGTACACAGACTTGTTCGTATCAGCCCGTTCAATGCTCAGGGTAAGAGACAGACATCTTTTGTATCTCTTGATGTTATGCCTGATATTGAAGATGACCTTGATGTTGAGATTAACCCTGAGGACCTTAGAATTGATACATATCGTTCAAGTGGTGCAGGTGGACAGCACATCAATAAAACATCATCTGCAATCCGTATCACACATCTTCCTACAAACATTGTTGTTACCTGTCAGAACGAGAGATCACAGTTCCAGAACAAAGATAAGGCTATGCAGATGTTGAAAGCAAAGCTTTATATGTTGAAACTGGAAGAACAGCAGGCAAAGATTGACGGAATCCGAGGCGAAGTAAAGGATATTGCCTGGGGAAATCAGATTCGTTCTTACGTGCTTCAGCCTTACACAATGGTTAATGATACCAGAACAGGTGAAAAGAGCTCAAATGCAGACGGAGTACTTGATGGAGATCTCGATCCGTTCATCAATGCATATCTTAAATGGCTTGCAACCGGTGGAAAGCCTGTAGGTGATTCTGAAGAGGAATAA